A genomic segment from Clostridium pasteurianum BC1 encodes:
- a CDS encoding phosphatase — MKYPIDIHTHTVASGHAYTTLLENAKYASEIGLEVLGTTDHAPNMPDAPHEWYFGNFKALPREIYGVTMLYGCEANIVDYEGNIDLPLHRQEQIDIMIASIHDPVMKPNDNCDLNTTAFLKAMDNPNVHIIGHSGNPAFPIHAEALVKKAKEKNILIEINNSSFIRSRIGSDKTCSKIARLCKENGVRIILNSDAHSCFHIGNFDAALKILKDVNMPEELIINRSKTELLNYLKDKGKKIEPR, encoded by the coding sequence ATGAAATATCCTATTGATATACACACACATACTGTGGCAAGTGGTCATGCCTATACTACCTTATTGGAAAATGCAAAATATGCTAGTGAAATAGGTCTTGAAGTTTTAGGTACTACAGATCATGCTCCCAATATGCCTGATGCACCTCATGAATGGTATTTTGGTAATTTTAAAGCTTTGCCAAGAGAAATTTATGGTGTTACTATGCTTTATGGATGTGAAGCTAACATTGTTGACTATGAGGGAAATATAGATTTACCACTGCATAGACAGGAACAGATTGACATTATGATAGCCAGCATTCATGATCCAGTAATGAAGCCAAATGATAATTGTGATTTAAATACTACTGCTTTTTTAAAGGCTATGGATAATCCTAATGTGCACATTATAGGCCATTCTGGTAATCCTGCTTTTCCAATTCATGCAGAAGCATTAGTTAAAAAAGCAAAGGAAAAAAATATACTTATTGAAATAAATAACAGTTCTTTTATTAGATCAAGAATTGGCAGTGACAAAACCTGTTCAAAAATAGCCCGCCTATGTAAAGAAAATGGCGTAAGAATAATATTAAACAGCGACGCTCATTCCTGTTTTCATATTGGCAACTTTGATGCTGCATTAAAAATACTAAAGGATGTTAATATGCCTGAAGAATTGATTATAAATAGAAGTAAAACAGAACTGCTTAACTATTTAAAAGATAAGGGAAAGAAAATTGAGCCAAGATAG
- a CDS encoding aspartyl-phosphate phosphatase Spo0E family protein, giving the protein MCKRLEELRDKLNKMLVSDEYTDEEILQVSQRLDKLVIDYYESHRNQI; this is encoded by the coding sequence ATGTGTAAAAGATTAGAAGAGCTAAGAGATAAACTAAATAAAATGCTAGTTTCAGACGAATATACAGATGAAGAAATACTACAAGTAAGCCAACGGTTGGACAAGCTAGTTATTGATTATTATGAATCTCATAGAAATCAGATTTGA
- a CDS encoding ATP-binding protein, whose product MPEESIETIKGKEIWIERCIANLIDNAIKFLDENKTSNEISIQVLEDNKNVIKIFKGSTSNTAKVTGIF is encoded by the coding sequence ATGCCAGAGGAAAGTATTGAAACAATTAAAGGAAAAGAAATCTGGATAGAAAGATGTATCGCTAATCTTATTGATAATGCTATAAAATTTTTAGATGAAAATAAAACCAGTAACGAGATAAGTATTCAAGTGTTAGAGGATAATAAAAATGTCATTAAAATTTTTAAAGGTTCAACATCAAATACAGCAAAAGTTACTGGAATATTTTAA
- a CDS encoding DEAD/DEAH box helicase, whose product MMPPYLNKVESATYYYGNLEYEENTDSWVIEGEPCVVEMAKRLFPGSSGRGQGKAKFKNTKRINGDLNWLMQRYPLIIKDKEIWNKSYKQVVEYVSKRDEFLAYPKKAVPSLEFKGTLKEFQKEGLAFLLHNRRTLLADEMGLGKTIEALSFLSATNDYPVLIVAPPHLISNWKNEIERFLNPPVEHGKNINFLDSTNVHVIKGLKSYDLPKASVYIIHYLLLRGWKKYLTYFGFNTVIFDEVQELRHGKTEKYSAASLIAENVENCFGLSGTPIYNHGGEIWNVLNIIDYHCLGDWDSFTREWCYGYGNDVVRKPDLLNDYLKREGLMIRRTKKEVLSELPPKRRIVQTIDFDSGKYSQLIQNAIEKAKSIDFVEKNFDKGRLVREVVNEGRQAIGITKAPYVAAFVKMLLEAGEKVLLFAYHHAVYDIYKKELKQYNPKRITGLENSKSKDDSVNAFMNDKTNLLIISLRAGAGLNLQKATCVVFGELDWSPAVHSQCEDRAHRMGQKDSILCYYLVAKEGTDEEIQEHLGLKVSQFVGIMGDKAESKEDKNISQNVATEHMNKIIEKLKSKVV is encoded by the coding sequence ATGATGCCGCCATATTTAAACAAAGTAGAATCAGCTACCTATTATTATGGAAACTTGGAATATGAAGAAAATACAGATAGTTGGGTTATTGAAGGTGAGCCATGTGTTGTTGAAATGGCAAAGCGTCTTTTCCCTGGAAGTTCTGGGCGTGGTCAAGGTAAAGCTAAATTTAAAAATACTAAGAGAATAAACGGTGATCTTAATTGGCTAATGCAAAGATATCCATTAATAATTAAAGATAAAGAAATTTGGAATAAATCCTATAAGCAAGTAGTTGAATATGTATCTAAAAGAGATGAGTTTTTAGCATATCCTAAAAAAGCTGTTCCATCATTAGAATTTAAGGGAACTTTAAAAGAATTTCAAAAAGAAGGACTAGCGTTTTTATTACATAATAGAAGAACTCTTTTAGCTGATGAAATGGGACTTGGAAAAACAATTGAAGCACTATCCTTTTTATCTGCAACAAATGACTACCCAGTTTTAATTGTTGCTCCACCACATTTAATTAGTAATTGGAAAAATGAAATAGAAAGATTCTTAAATCCTCCTGTAGAACATGGTAAAAACATTAACTTTTTAGATTCAACTAATGTCCATGTAATAAAAGGTTTAAAATCTTATGACTTACCTAAAGCAAGTGTATATATTATTCATTATTTATTATTAAGGGGATGGAAAAAATATTTGACTTACTTTGGTTTTAATACAGTCATATTTGACGAAGTACAAGAATTAAGGCATGGAAAAACTGAAAAATATAGTGCAGCATCTTTAATTGCAGAGAATGTTGAGAATTGTTTTGGATTAAGTGGAACACCTATATATAACCATGGTGGAGAGATATGGAATGTCTTAAATATAATTGATTATCATTGCTTAGGTGATTGGGATAGCTTTACTAGAGAATGGTGTTATGGATATGGAAATGATGTTGTAAGAAAACCTGATTTATTAAATGATTATTTAAAACGAGAAGGGCTAATGATTAGGAGAACAAAGAAAGAAGTTCTTTCAGAACTACCACCTAAACGAAGAATAGTACAAACAATAGATTTTGATAGCGGTAAGTATAGTCAGTTAATTCAAAATGCTATTGAAAAGGCTAAATCTATTGATTTTGTAGAAAAGAATTTTGATAAAGGGAGATTAGTAAGAGAAGTAGTTAACGAAGGCAGACAAGCTATAGGAATTACAAAAGCTCCATATGTTGCTGCATTTGTAAAAATGTTATTAGAAGCTGGAGAAAAAGTTTTGTTATTTGCTTATCATCATGCTGTATATGATATTTATAAAAAGGAATTAAAACAATATAATCCCAAGAGGATAACAGGATTAGAAAATAGTAAATCAAAAGATGATTCAGTTAATGCTTTTATGAATGATAAAACTAATCTATTAATAATTTCACTAAGGGCAGGTGCAGGTTTAAATCTTCAAAAAGCTACATGTGTAGTATTCGGAGAATTGGATTGGTCTCCAGCAGTTCATAGTCAATGTGAGGATAGAGCTCACAGAATGGGACAGAAAGATTCTATACTTTGTTATTACTTAGTTGCAAAAGAAGGAACTGATGAAGAAATACAGGAGCACCTTGGTTTGAAGGTATCTCAGTTCGTTGGAATTATGGGAGATAAAGCCGAAAGTAAAGAAGATAAAAATATATCTCAAAATGTAGCTACTGAGCACATGAATAAAATTATTGAAAAATTAAAAAGTAAAGTGGTTTAG
- a CDS encoding DUF1653 domain-containing protein, giving the protein MMYRYYRHFKGNWYVVRSIGRDTDTIKSKVAYQTLYSNTEKNIKEGDEFYRDYDEFIVETDKEKYPNAEQKYRFMNVEELKKQLGEERVKEMVNNELFGGR; this is encoded by the coding sequence ATGATGTATAGATATTATAGACATTTTAAAGGTAATTGGTATGTGGTTAGAAGCATTGGCAGAGATACCGATACTATCAAGAGTAAAGTGGCATATCAAACTCTATATAGCAATACTGAAAAGAATATAAAAGAAGGCGATGAATTTTATAGAGATTATGATGAATTTATAGTTGAGACTGATAAAGAAAAATATCCTAATGCAGAGCAAAAATATAGATTTATGAATGTTGAAGAATTAAAAAAGCAGTTAGGCGAGGAAAGAGTAAAAGAAATGGTTAATAACGAGTTATTTGGAGGGAGATAA
- a CDS encoding accessory gene regulator B family protein — protein MSKLITCLVTKISESNPEFSDLDLKKMEYGLICAFDEITKLIPYFIVFWIFSLQKYYIVALIFFCPIRLFSGGYHAKTYWGCFFISFIVFFMIIIFGKYIMINNIISLLLLIVSFIFICIFSSVDNINKRIKSENRKKKLKNYSILITLILIIACYFIPYKFLNAAVISIVSATIMMMIGKINTSDIIDMKR, from the coding sequence ATGAGTAAACTTATAACTTGTTTAGTAACAAAAATTTCTGAATCTAATCCTGAATTTTCAGATTTAGATTTGAAGAAAATGGAATACGGACTAATCTGTGCTTTTGATGAAATTACAAAGCTCATTCCATATTTTATTGTATTCTGGATATTTTCTTTACAAAAATATTATATAGTTGCCCTCATATTTTTTTGCCCTATTAGGCTATTTTCGGGTGGATATCATGCAAAAACTTACTGGGGTTGCTTTTTCATAAGTTTTATTGTGTTTTTTATGATAATTATTTTCGGTAAATATATAATGATTAATAATATAATTTCACTATTATTATTAATTGTTTCATTTATATTTATTTGTATTTTTTCTTCTGTAGATAACATTAATAAAAGAATTAAAAGTGAAAATCGAAAGAAAAAACTTAAAAATTATTCTATATTAATTACTCTGATTCTAATTATAGCATGTTATTTCATTCCATATAAATTTTTAAACGCAGCTGTAATATCGATTGTTAGTGCAACAATAATGATGATGATTGGAAAAATAAATACTAGTGATATAATAGATATGAAAAGATGA
- a CDS encoding alpha/beta-type small acid-soluble spore protein, translating to MSNNRRRSLVPGAKESLNKFKIETANELGVSLTNRNSGNRSSKLNGAIGGKVGGQMVKKMIESYEKNLK from the coding sequence ATGTCAAATAACAGACGTAGATCTTTAGTTCCTGGAGCAAAAGAATCCTTAAATAAATTTAAAATAGAAACAGCTAATGAACTTGGAGTTTCTTTAACCAATAGAAATAGTGGCAATCGCTCTTCAAAGCTAAATGGCGCCATTGGCGGTAAAGTTGGTGGTCAAATGGTTAAAAAAATGATTGAAAGTTACGAAAAAAATTTAAAATAA
- a CDS encoding DUF5651 domain-containing protein yields the protein MLLKNDDFNKLIEYAIEGHCKICKRVHKNCNVYRLYKKYNVPRPIGYKAKCKYGYWR from the coding sequence ATTCTTTTAAAGAATGATGATTTCAATAAGTTAATTGAATATGCAATCGAGGGGCACTGCAAGATATGCAAAAGAGTTCACAAAAACTGTAATGTTTATAGACTCTATAAAAAATACAATGTGCCTAGACCTATAGGATATAAGGCTAAGTGTAAATATGGGTATTGGAGGTAA
- a CDS encoding MarR family transcriptional regulator, producing the protein MDLKNKLFDIHEFYNLSRYLFLNIECNYNNFVKKTGITLPQLRVLWIIKIFQGISLGEIAKIGCWSPPTVTKILKLLMDKNLVVREETINKKLYSLNLTEAGHNLIKLNRMKKHDKAALIQLLSAVNEEDLNFTIEILKSITVYSNNSFLFEYIEKLNKLGLKVDFSDFNSEEKFMLQKLVLFYNLLRTFILTLVNNHRNLLSIFKLTYPQLRALWIIDAFPGITSVRLSKLAYLAPSTVNVIVKKLYEKNLIYKEKSELKNSLFLYTSESGEELLVKEFDVNQKSFLIYKDLEFLSRNELLKLNQFMLKLNLVLKNDFVKEYIEKTFTVIEKGLFKKL; encoded by the coding sequence ATGGATCTAAAAAATAAATTATTTGATATTCATGAATTTTATAACTTATCAAGATACTTATTTTTAAATATAGAATGTAACTATAATAATTTTGTTAAGAAAACAGGTATTACATTACCTCAACTAAGAGTACTATGGATTATAAAAATATTTCAAGGCATTTCTCTTGGAGAAATTGCAAAAATAGGCTGCTGGTCTCCACCTACAGTAACAAAAATACTTAAACTTTTAATGGACAAAAATTTAGTTGTACGTGAAGAAACTATAAATAAGAAATTATACAGTTTAAATCTCACTGAGGCTGGACATAATCTAATTAAATTAAACAGAATGAAAAAACATGATAAAGCTGCATTAATACAATTGCTTTCAGCAGTTAATGAAGAGGATTTGAATTTTACTATAGAAATTTTAAAATCAATAACTGTATATTCAAACAATTCTTTTTTATTTGAATATATAGAAAAACTAAATAAATTAGGATTAAAAGTTGACTTTAGCGATTTTAATTCTGAAGAAAAGTTTATGCTTCAAAAACTTGTTCTCTTTTATAATCTTTTAAGAACTTTTATTTTAACCCTTGTAAACAATCATAGGAACTTACTTTCAATCTTTAAACTTACATATCCTCAACTTAGAGCTTTATGGATTATTGATGCTTTCCCAGGTATTACTTCAGTTAGATTGAGTAAACTTGCTTATTTAGCTCCCTCTACCGTTAATGTTATAGTGAAGAAGCTCTATGAGAAAAATTTAATATATAAGGAAAAATCTGAATTAAAGAATTCTCTCTTTTTGTATACTTCAGAAAGTGGAGAAGAACTACTTGTTAAAGAATTCGATGTAAATCAAAAAAGTTTTTTAATATATAAAGATTTAGAATTCTTATCAAGAAATGAATTATTGAAGTTGAATCAATTCATGTTGAAATTAAACTTAGTGCTTAAAAATGATTTTGTGAAAGAATATATTGAAAAAACTTTTACAGTAATAGAGAAAGGACTTTTTAAAAAGCTATAA
- a CDS encoding PrsW family intramembrane metalloprotease has product MEHKTLAKTDNHYSRKSSKWWKVMIIGFITYVMGLVVLIITQNPNIFPSVVILGNFLIPVTYLTFFYERKNSSNVGMLKTAASFFYGGFIGTFAAAVLEPIFIHTLNFRTAIIIGFIEEFTKFLGFLFIIRRKQHRLILDGIILGAAAGMGFAALESTGYAFTIFLRSGGNLTLTVYITLLRGIMSPLGHGTWTAILTGIFLREGSLGHFRLNLKVIKGYLLVVLLHGFWDGLPSIISIFTPSYVAILSGEIIVGFLGIYVLFKLWKEAKKQENENRMLL; this is encoded by the coding sequence ATGGAACATAAAACTTTAGCCAAAACAGATAATCATTATTCTAGAAAGAGCAGCAAGTGGTGGAAGGTTATGATTATCGGATTCATTACATATGTAATGGGTCTTGTGGTATTAATAATTACACAAAATCCTAATATTTTTCCGTCTGTAGTTATACTTGGAAATTTTCTGATACCAGTAACCTACTTAACTTTCTTTTATGAAAGAAAGAATAGCAGTAATGTAGGGATGTTAAAAACTGCTGCAAGCTTTTTTTATGGTGGTTTTATTGGAACCTTTGCAGCTGCAGTATTAGAGCCTATTTTTATTCATACTCTTAATTTTAGAACTGCAATTATTATTGGTTTTATTGAAGAATTTACAAAATTTTTAGGATTTTTATTTATAATTAGGCGTAAGCAGCACAGGCTAATATTAGATGGAATTATTCTTGGAGCTGCGGCAGGAATGGGATTTGCCGCTTTAGAAAGTACAGGATATGCTTTTACTATTTTTCTTCGTAGTGGTGGAAATTTAACTCTTACTGTGTATATTACCTTGTTAAGAGGAATAATGTCACCATTAGGTCATGGCACATGGACAGCAATACTTACAGGTATTTTTTTAAGAGAGGGCTCACTGGGACATTTTCGCTTAAACTTAAAAGTTATTAAAGGATATTTATTAGTAGTTTTATTACATGGATTTTGGGATGGGCTTCCTTCAATTATTTCAATATTTACTCCATCATATGTTGCTATTTTATCAGGAGAAATTATTGTTGGTTTTCTAGGAATATATGTACTCTTTAAACTTTGGAAAGAAGCAAAAAAACAAGAAAATGAAAATAGGATGTTATTATAA
- a CDS encoding cyclic lactone autoinducer peptide → MTNVKKLLTAKVMKVVGSVALFLGTIVIVPTSTMSFHQPKCPDELLK, encoded by the coding sequence ATGACAAATGTTAAAAAATTATTAACAGCAAAAGTAATGAAAGTTGTAGGTTCTGTGGCTTTATTTTTAGGAACAATAGTTATAGTACCAACATCAACTATGTCATTTCATCAACCAAAATGCCCTGATGAACTTTTAAAGTAA
- a CDS encoding alpha/beta fold hydrolase: MNGLKHRIIETNGIKMHIVEKGEGPLVLLCHGFPETWYSWRHQISLIAEAGFHVVAPDLRGYGDTEQPKDISQYTLLHLVGDMVGLLNVLNTEKAVIVGNDWGATLAWHAALLRPDRFRGVIALTVPMMDQSPVPPTTIFPQTDDELFYTLYFQAPGVAEKEFERDIHFTIHNLLFSASGDAGPRKDNDDTPNPFGMVSRSKGLLASLPNPSLPSWLTEEDLDVYTKAFTATGFYGGLNYYRNLDRNCELLHCFRGMKVTIPALYIVGDRDVGLSIPGMRQIISDMSNLVPMLRQTIILPDCGHWAQQERPQEVSSTIISFLQSI; encoded by the coding sequence GTGAATGGCTTAAAACATAGGATAATTGAGACGAATGGAATCAAAATGCATATAGTTGAGAAAGGTGAAGGACCACTTGTCTTGCTATGCCATGGTTTTCCAGAAACATGGTATTCTTGGAGGCATCAAATTTCTTTGATAGCTGAAGCCGGATTCCATGTGGTGGCACCTGATTTACGTGGTTATGGAGATACCGAACAACCAAAAGATATAAGTCAATACACATTGCTTCATCTAGTTGGTGATATGGTTGGACTACTCAATGTATTGAATACAGAAAAAGCCGTAATTGTGGGCAATGATTGGGGTGCAACACTAGCATGGCATGCAGCCTTATTAAGACCTGATCGTTTTCGTGGTGTGATTGCATTAACAGTACCAATGATGGATCAATCACCAGTTCCTCCTACTACAATTTTCCCACAGACAGATGATGAATTGTTTTATACTCTTTATTTCCAGGCTCCAGGTGTAGCAGAGAAGGAGTTTGAGCGTGATATTCATTTTACAATTCATAACTTACTTTTTTCGGCTTCCGGTGATGCGGGTCCACGTAAAGATAATGATGATACTCCAAATCCCTTTGGTATGGTGTCTAGAAGTAAAGGACTGCTTGCATCACTACCTAATCCTTCATTACCATCTTGGCTTACAGAAGAGGATTTGGATGTATATACTAAAGCTTTCACTGCTACTGGATTTTATGGTGGCTTGAATTACTATCGTAATCTAGATAGAAATTGTGAATTATTGCACTGTTTCAGGGGAATGAAGGTAACAATTCCAGCCCTTTATATAGTAGGTGATCGTGATGTTGGACTAAGTATTCCAGGAATGAGACAAATAATTTCTGATATGTCAAACCTTGTACCAATGCTACGTCAAACAATTATTCTTCCAGATTGTGGACATTGGGCTCAACAAGAGAGGCCTCAAGAGGTTAGCTCGACCATAATTTCGTTTCTACAAAGCATTTAA
- a CDS encoding sensor histidine kinase: protein MDAIREILLDSIEAILFLAIFEALYNNKKFIIHNKLKSILFCTLFIIITYWSTFNINNTYHTLFIIIFDILLLSCFTQITIFDSSVIFFLFIIITFVTESFAQFLEIFIFNINLNQIFLNEKYLLFCVILSKVLQIIIVILLFKYNNYLTKLKLFQKEGTLFSNIIIQIGIFSILIFSISFSIFDIKNLKIYNCVIFLLYFIFLIVQLKGLNEYKRIVAIEARYKIQENQLKNMEEIIKIIRQEKHDFANHINVIWGLCSLNKPNAVEQIKTYVMGISDTLHSSFKYIDTGNDCLSALLSIKNSYAVKNNINFDVIIDEPFSSIEINENDLISIISNLVDNAFEAFQLKSNIENKEISIETFSESNKFFIEISNNGDMIPEDIQDKIFDRGFSTKTKKSQDHGFGLYIIKQLIKQNNGNIFLESTPERTKFMIEFKMKELSK from the coding sequence ATGGATGCTATAAGGGAAATATTATTAGATAGTATTGAAGCAATCCTCTTTTTGGCAATTTTCGAAGCATTGTATAATAACAAAAAATTTATAATTCATAATAAATTAAAATCAATTTTATTTTGTACATTATTTATAATTATAACTTATTGGAGTACATTTAATATAAATAATACCTATCATACATTATTTATTATAATATTTGACATTTTATTGTTAAGTTGTTTTACACAAATAACAATATTTGATTCATCAGTTATATTTTTCTTGTTTATTATAATAACGTTTGTTACAGAATCTTTTGCCCAGTTTTTAGAAATATTTATATTTAATATTAATTTAAACCAAATATTTTTAAATGAAAAATATTTGTTATTTTGTGTAATACTTTCTAAAGTATTACAAATAATTATTGTAATATTACTTTTTAAATACAATAATTATTTGACTAAACTAAAATTGTTTCAAAAAGAAGGTACTCTTTTTTCTAATATAATAATTCAAATTGGTATTTTCAGTATTTTAATATTCAGTATAAGTTTTAGTATTTTTGATATAAAAAATTTAAAAATATATAATTGCGTTATATTTCTTTTATATTTTATTTTTTTAATAGTCCAATTAAAAGGATTAAATGAATATAAGCGAATTGTAGCCATAGAAGCTCGCTATAAAATACAAGAAAACCAGCTAAAAAATATGGAAGAAATAATTAAAATAATTAGACAAGAAAAACACGATTTTGCCAACCACATTAATGTTATATGGGGATTGTGCTCATTGAATAAACCAAATGCTGTTGAGCAAATAAAAACTTATGTAATGGGAATTTCAGATACACTTCATTCATCATTTAAATACATAGATACTGGTAATGATTGTTTAAGTGCATTATTATCTATAAAAAATAGTTATGCAGTAAAAAACAATATAAATTTTGATGTAATAATTGATGAACCATTTAGTTCTATAGAAATTAATGAAAATGATCTAATAAGTATTATTAGCAATCTTGTAGACAATGCATTTGAAGCATTCCAACTTAAGTCCAATATTGAAAATAAAGAAATATCAATTGAAACTTTCAGTGAAAGTAATAAATTTTTTATTGAAATATCCAATAATGGAGACATGATTCCTGAAGATATTCAAGATAAAATTTTTGATAGAGGATTTTCTACAAAAACCAAAAAATCACAAGACCATGGATTTGGATTATATATAATTAAGCAATTAATCAAACAAAACAACGGAAATATATTTTTAGAAAGTACTCCCGAAAGAACTAAATTTATGATTGAATTTAAAATGAAGGAGTTAAGTAAATGA
- a CDS encoding DUF370 domain-containing protein, with protein sequence MSKFLNIGSDNYISVNKVVVITQPSSAPIKRIIQKTKGNELIDCTKGRKMLSVIFTKDNKVILSPVNKQTLNKRLECLKNKL encoded by the coding sequence ATGAGTAAATTTTTAAATATAGGATCTGATAATTATATTAGCGTAAATAAGGTGGTAGTAATAACACAGCCTTCATCGGCACCAATCAAAAGAATTATACAAAAGACAAAAGGCAATGAGCTTATAGATTGTACTAAGGGAAGGAAAATGTTATCTGTAATATTCACTAAAGATAATAAAGTTATACTTAGTCCTGTTAATAAGCAAACATTAAATAAAAGGTTAGAATGCCTGAAAAATAAACTTTAA